One segment of Triticum aestivum cultivar Chinese Spring chromosome 2A, IWGSC CS RefSeq v2.1, whole genome shotgun sequence DNA contains the following:
- the LOC123189253 gene encoding amino-acid permease BAT1, whose protein sequence is MAGAEVVDSGEKRLNELGYKQELRREMTLFKTLAISFSTMTLFTGITPLYGSSLQYAGPASLVWGWVVVSFFTWFVGIAMAEICSSFPTTGSLYFWAAHLAGPVWGPLASWCCAWLEAIGLIAGIGTQAYAGSQVLQSIILLCTGTNKGGGYLAPRWLFLVMYLGLTFIWAVFNTFALEVIAFLDVISMWWQVVGGTVIVIMLPLVAKTTQPASYVFTHFETTPEVTGISSGAYAVVLSLLVSQYSLYGYDAAAHLTEETKGADKNGPIAILSSIGIITVFGWVYILALTFSIQDFSYLYDPANETAGTFVPAQILYDAFHGRYGSSTGAIVLLFIIWGSFFFGGLSITTSAARVVYALSRDRGVPFSSVWRKIHPTRKVPGNAVWLCAAVCALLGLPILWINVVFTAITSIATIGWVGGYAVPIFARMVMREEDFRPGPFYLRGASRPVCLVAFLWICYTCSVFLLPTVYPIKMDTFNYAPIALGVVLGLIMLWWVVDARKWFTGPVRNIDEQADHNAGSDGNGNVKV, encoded by the exons ATGGCCGGGGCGGAGGTGGTGGACTCCGGCGAGAAGCGCCTCAATGAGCTCGGCTACAAGCAGGAGCTCCGGAGGGAGATG ACGCTGTTCAAGACGCTGGCCATCtctttctcgacgatgacgctctTCACGGGGATCACGCCGCTGTACGGCAGCAGCCTCCAGTACGCCGGGCCGGCCAGCCTCGTGTGGGGCTGGGTCGTCGTCTCCTTCTTCACCTGGTTCGTCGGCATCGCCATGGCCGAGATCTGCTCCTCCTTCCCC ACAACTGGCTCCCTCTATTTCTGGGCTGCTCATCTCGCTGGCCCGGTGTGGGGTCCATTGGCATCCTGGTGCTGCGCTTGGCTGGAGGCCATAGGCCTCATTGCCGGAATTGGTACTCAG GCCTATGCAGGATCCCAGGTGCTGCAGAGCATAATCCTGCTCTGCACCGGCACCAACAAAGGCGGCGGCTACCTGGCCCCTCGCTGGCTGTTCCTCGTCATGTACCTCGGGTTAACCTTCATCTGGGCCGTGTTCAACACTTTCGCCTTGGAAGTCATCGCCTTCCTCGACGTCATCTCCATGTGGTGGCAG GTGGTCGGCGGCACGGTCATAGTGATCATGCTGCCGCTGGTGGCGAAGACGACGCAGCCGGCGTCGTACGTGTTCACGCATTTCGAGACGACGCCGGAGGTGACCGGGATCAGCAGCGGCGCCTACGCGGTGGTCCTGTCCCTCCTGGTGAGCCAGTACTCGCTGTACGGCTACGACGCGGCGGCGCACCTGACGGAGGAGACCAAGGGCGCCGACAAGAACGGCCCCATCGCCATCCTCTCCAGCATCGGCATCATCACCGTCTTCGGCTGGGTCTACATCCTCGCCCTCACCTTCAGCATCCAGGACTTCAGCTACCTGTACGACCCGGCCAACGAGACCGCCGGCACCTTCGTCCCGGCGCAGATACTCTACGACGCATTCCACGGCCGGTACGGCAGCTCGACGGGCGCCATCGTGCTGCTCTTCATCATCTGGGGCTCATTCTTCTTCGgcggcctctccatcaccaccagcGCCGCCCGGGTGGTGTACGCGCTGTCGCGGGACCGCGGCGTCCCCTTCTCCAGCGTGTGGCGCAAGATCCACCCCACGCGCAAGGTGCCCGGGAACGCGGTGTGGCTGTGCGCCGCCGTGTGCGCGCTGCTGGGCCTGCCCATCCTGTGGATCAACGTGGTGTTCACGGCCATCACCTCCATCGCCACCATCGGCTGGGTGGGGGGCTACGCGGTGCCCATCTTCGCCCGGATGGTGATGCGGGAGGAGGACTTCCGCCCGGGGCCGTTCTACCTCCGGGGAGCCAGCCGGCCCGTCTGCCTGGTGGCGTTCCTGTGGATCTGCTACACCTGCTCCGTCTTCCTGCTCCCCACCGTGTACCCAATCAAAATGGACACCTTCAACTACGCGCCCATCGCGCTCGGCGTCGTCCTGGGGCTCATCATGCTCTGGTGGGTGGTCGACGCCAGGAAGTGGTTCACGGGACCCGTCAGGAACATCGACGAGCAGGCCGACCACAACGCCGGCAGCGACGGCAATGGCAATGTCAAGGTCTGA